A genome region from Gossypium hirsutum isolate 1008001.06 chromosome A04, Gossypium_hirsutum_v2.1, whole genome shotgun sequence includes the following:
- the LOC107917027 gene encoding uncharacterized protein isoform X4 — MDLLGIALLVVILQAMSKTGPNKTLLRSLGHRHFLDLTGTKAKRNYANNVSEYNTVLASLNAKRSKGNRRYDVIECDPLVRKGLEKTAKHMVIPYMSMLLPPQNWTGYVLKVLSLYSLFPDELCDTLAGMTNVLICFYHHMYSNCFYQGSLASSPDESVVYQALNFALSSEVLESLVQNLAICLL; from the exons CAAGCAATGTCAAAAACAGGTCCCAACAAGACTCTGCTTCGTTCACTGGGTCATCGCCATTTTTTGGATTTAACTGGAACAAAAGCCAAACGAAACTATGCTAACAATGTCTCTGAGTACAACACTGTCCTCGCTTCTCTCAATGCCAAACGAAG CAAAGGCAATAGAAGATATGATGTTATTGAATGTGATCCACTAGTTCGCAAAGGACTTGAGAAAACT GCTAAGCACATGGTTATTCCTTATATGTCGATGTTATTGCCTCCACAAAACTGGACAGGGTATGTACTCAAGGTCCTATCTTTGTACAGTTTATTCCCTGATGAACTTTGTGATACTTTGGCAGGTATGACCAATGTGCTTATTTGTTTTTACCATCATATGTACTCAAACTGTTTTTACCAAG GTTCATTGGCATCTTCTCCTGATGAGAGTGTAGTTTATCAAGCTTTAAACTTTGCATTGTCCTCCGAGGTATTAGAATCCTTAGTTCAAAACTTAGCAATTTGTCTTTTATAA